The genome window TGGCAGGGCTCAGGTGAGGAAAGTGAAAGATGAAAACAGATGTAAATTCGACCACAGTTGAAAACTTGACTGATTGATTCAGAATTTGGTGAATTATTAGACGggacaaaaaaacagacagcaGCTAATGGAAgaacgtgaaccagggagcatgaAAGACAATGACGCAGAAGAattggagaagcaagatatttccCATCCATGATCCTATTAAAGAGAATTGTTGGGACATTGTCGGCTCCAAAGATTATTTATGGTGAATGCATTGTCTTGTGGCAGCCTAAATATCACCAGCTTCTGGCATTAAAAAAttatcaccaaaaaaaaaaaaaaaaaagtaccccttctctttgggcaagagaaggggtacaccctgaaagggtcgacagccaatcgcagggcacatttagacaaacaaccatcacaCTCGTACTCGGTTTTGGAGTGTAGGGGGAAGCTGGAGTATTCAGAGAAAACCCAATGAACCAGGGGGAGAACagacaaactccacacgggaaagTCCAaccacctatggacaattagagtcttcaattaatgcatgtttttgggatgtgggaggaaactggagtgcccagagaaaacccacgcaggcacgggtagaacatgcaaactccacacaggcggggccgggatttgaaccccggtcttcagaactgtgaggcagactaaccagtcgcacaccgtgccgctctcctttgcacaatgccgcaccgtgccgccagattgCAAACATTTATGGCAAAAATGAGTAAAAGTGGAACATCACTTCCGCCAAGGTCAATCATAAAAAAGCTGTATCCTGGGGTGTTTGGAAAAATGCACAGTATGTCATGTATGACATTCTGTTCAACTCAGACCTGTAGGTGGCACTAACATATTCAGTTGGTCATTTCAAGGCTATGCCCCAATGCAAGTAGAGtgtcaaagtcaaaattaaTTCTTGCACCCTTACTAAAATTGATgcttgcagggcacacataggaCTCCTCTACAAACTTTTATCGAAATCAATTTCCTCGTTTTcacaaatatgcattttatacTTAATACGGAGCAGTGATTCAATTGCGACATCGTGTATAAATGAACTTGTCTGCATGGCCactatttaggaaaaaaatgattacgCCATATAAATTTCACCTAGCAACAAGAGGCCAGGCAAATGTGTGATGTGCCCATGCAGGAAAAAGATTCAGGGCCATTCTGTTGATTTATGTGTCTCCTGTATGTCTGCTACATGGTCAAAATTGGATTCCAATCGTGTAGTTGTTCTAATGAGTcagggattcttttttttatttataacattttCTTTGGAAGATACATTGGAATTAATTTGTGCCCCAccagtatatttaaaataaaaacaccactgTTGCGCAAATAAATTGCTCAGTTCCCAATAGATGAGTAGCTTTCTGCCTGTTTCCTTAAAGAGCTTTGCACAAGCGCAGCACTCTCGAAACTCAGCACAGCACCTGTTGATGGCAAAGCCGCGATAAAGCTACTGTAACTCCTCTATGAGCAGATGTTTTCATTGCGTGGGTCGCTGCATTGGTCAGCCTGCTGCAGCAGTCTGggtgaacgtgtgtgtgtgcgtgtgtgcgtgtgtgtgtggtgtgtgtgagtgtgtgtgtggtctttTGGTTGCCAGCAAGCTTTTATAGACAGCAGAAGGCACGGCTCACTGGTCTCCAGGTTTTAAGATTTTAACTGCAGCCAAGgagccaaaaacacacacatgctaacTTTCCACGTCTAAAACACAAAGTAAGGAAAAAGTTAGGACATGTTGAATGATGCAGAGATGCAACAGGGTGGGATTTTGATTCTAATTGAGAAGTTTGGTGTGTGCCAAACTCAGACCATGCGATGAGCAAATCTATCCCTGGTGTTtgctttgtgcgtgtgtgcgcgagtGTGTCAACTTCCAAGCTGTGAAAACATGCTGGAGCTCGGTTGGTTCTTAGTGGCTAATAAGGTGTCATTGTGTGTTTGGAGCTGTCCCACATCCCAATCAGATcctatgaatacatttgaacGGAACATGTACTATTGACACAATAGCTTAGGTGCTGTAGCCTTCAACTACTACTCAAATGCACAAAACACCAGTCGTCTTGTTACTGGTCGCACATTttccaaattattttacatCATCTCCACATAAACATGGAACCAACACTTGAATCCATTGGAAACTGTTTTTGTTCCTtgataggtgctgctgttttgattcCGTGTGGGGAaagaaaagggggggaaaaaaagaaaaatcgatGAACTGATGTCATTCAAAAATGTGATGGGAAGGGGGGCGGATGAGGCATTTACCTTGcaataaatacatactgtataatatagaTCCTTCCATGAATGcattttctatatcacttgTCTTCCCCGCTGGATCCTGGACCGTCGGTTATGATGTCATCGTCCTTCAAATGCAGCCCCTGACCAGGGATACAGCTACAAccaacacacattcacactataCAAAGTATCTTTTCCGGAGCGAGCAACGACTGACGGCAGGCTTTAGCTCAGACCTCTCAAACCAAGTGAAATTGTGCTGCAGCAACAGCAACTTGAAGCCCGATTAGAATGTGCAACATCAAAGCTCTGTGCTTTaaagaccctttttttttttttaactgctgtcCAGGAGTCCTGGCTCCTCCATGTCCAGACGGCTTATAAAGGCTTGTTTTTATCCTCACCTCCCTTTTCAACACCCCACATCATCTCTCACTTATAGGACTGCTGTTATcggagtttgaaaaaaaaaaaaaaaactaatatgtTGTCTGGATTTCTCTCTTGAATGGCACATTTTGTTGCTGAGGAAAGTGTTGTCATCCAGTGCTGTTGCTTGACCTTGTTACCCCTTTGGGTTAATTAAGCGCTCTCGTCCCATTAAAGAGCCCTGTCTTTTCTCACAGCGTGCAGCTGATCCATCTTGGCAAGCCGGCATCGGACTCGGTGCGATCGGCCTCTTTAATGGGGTGAACGCGGATATCACGGGCAATTGTGGGAGCGTAGTGCATGTGGGGGACTGTGGTTTGTTATTCCAGCAGATATGAGTGGGCTGATAGAGAAACGCTGCCTTCCAAGGCCCCAGCAGAGAAAATAGACAGGTCTCTGCGGATCTGGCTCGGGTTCAGATCGTATAGTGAGTGAGATCCTGAGTTGTGTCTGCCTCGATGTGACCTCTGGGAGGGTCCTCGATGACGCGCGCTCAAGAACACGTAAGGATCACAACAGCCACGTCGGAGCTCATTGATAAGCAGACGAGCGGGCACACGTCATGGCGTCCTGTcttgctctttttgtatttgtgtgcgtcCTTTCCCGACAGTTGGATGAAGGTTAGGTCTTTATTAAAGATCAACACCGGAGGAGTTGTCCTGTGATGACATCATTTAGCTGAGAAGCAGCTGTGTTTTCTCAGAGTCACTTCAGCAGCAAAGAACTGAACTCGGCAGTGCAATCTGCCAAGGATTATAAATATAGAGTGGGCCTAAAGACaagcttctattttttttaatggatatACCGTGCAGAAGGCCACCACTACAAGATTTGCTGTTttcatgaccttttttttcaacagtcaATGCGACATGGTAAATAACAGGACGTATACAGTTAGCAACATTACAGCTGCAGGAATTTACCGTCACAATTTTGTCATCAATGGATAAGTCTACCCTCACAATCCAAACGTCCCTCCTTGTCTGCTCATCATTCTCCTTGAACCAGGAAGTATCCTGCAAAGTAACCCacagatggacaaacaaacaaatacaactgctgcacttttgattttgattGTGATTCAATAGAAAATAGTTCATCCATGGTGGAGTTCTTCGCTGTATATTGCAGACATCCTAGTTATGTATGGTCATTCCCGCATTGCTAAGTCCACACATTTAATGGTGATGGCCTGAGCTATTTGCACGGTTCTGTATATTATGAGAGGATGTCCTGGTAGACCAAGAATattttattgtcacattttctGAATTAGTATCTGAACTACTGAACCGACTAGGGGCTGAACCGATGAGTCGACTAGTCGACTATATTACTCCACATGGCCGAAATCTTGAAGTTGAATAACCGCAATGCGAGGGCAACAACTGTGTGATAACATAAAATGTATTCGTCATGCAATATAACACAAACATCACAACACTGTGCTGTAACACTACCGCATACAAGCGTGTGGAGATATTTCACCGAAAATGACACCGGTAGTATGgccacttgcaaaatatgcaagtcagTCCTCAATTACAGTAAAGGCAGAAGTGAAACAGAAACAGTGAAACAgagaaatagttttttgttttgttttttttagtctgGCTGACATCTCAACTTCTTTACAACAGAAGAGTACCAGtattgcaaagaggaaaagtgtgataaTCAGAAAGGAAGTTACTGAGACATAGGAAAGCATCTTTTTCCCGGCTGTTCAGTACAACATGGCCAAAGCACAACAAGAAGAACATTTCTCAATGTACTATTGCacggaatttaggaatttcatcatctacgctccatCATATCACCAAGAGATTCTGGGAATCTGgggaaatctctgcatgtaagcagcaaggccaaaaaccaacattgaatgcccgtgaccttcgatcccttgggtggcactgcattaaaattcagcatcattgtgtaaaggatatagccatgtgggctcaggatcacttcagaaaaccattgtcagctAACACAGTTCGTTGCTACATCTGCAAAACCAAGTCAAAAGTCTACCGTGTAATAccaaagccatatatcaacaacacgcaGAAACACCGCCGACTTCTCTGGGTCCAAGCTCATcagagatggactgatgcaaagtgaaaaagcgtgctgtggtctgacgagtccacatttcaaattgttttggggaaCTCATGGATGTTGAGTCCTcagggccaaagagaaaaaggactCATCCATATTGTTAACAGCGCAAAATCCAAAAGCAGGCTCTGTGATgatatgggggtgtgttagtgcccatggcattggtaacttgcacatctgtgaaggcaccattaatgctgaaaggtacatcgAGGTTCTGGAGCAatatacgctgccatccaagcaatgtctttttcagggatgtccctgcttatttcagcaagacaatgcctaaagcacattctgcacgtgttaggAGTGAGTACAACACTGGCCTGCCagcaatccagacctgtctcccattgaaaatgtgtggggcattatgaagcacaatatacgacaatggagaccccagactgttgagcgactgaagttgtacatcaagcaactATCATTGTCTTTTTCATGTATTCATTTGAATAGAGGTTGAAAAGCATTTGCAAACATTGTATTCCCTTTTTGTTTTACGTTGTCCCAACGTCGTTGGATTTGGGGTttgtacatttacagtatatagtttccacagtcataacggccctccaagAGACATCCCAACTACAATGTGGCTCTGGGTGGAAACTAGTTTAACGCCctggctctaaattgtccataggtgtgaatgatggTTTTGTCTTTCAATACCCTGTGATTGGacggtgaccagtccagggtgtaaccagactttcgcccaaagtctgctggCATTGgcgccagctcacccgcaacgcCGATGAGGACAAATGAATGGTAACTGCTCCTCACACACAGATAAAAGGTGCTTGCTGAAGTCAGTACCATGGACAGGGACAGCACACAGGTACGGTCACCTTGACGAGACGCATTCAGATTCTAATTCGTCATCAGGGTAACTGTGTAGGTTACAAACTTTCATATCCAAGTTCCAGTACTCATTTGTGCTCATAAAAGGCAAAAGATTTGCATCTGCCTTGGTTAAAATGGAGCACAAGTCCCACTTAAACAAGCCTGTGTGTTGTCAGTACCTGGAGGCGCTCCCCTTGGAACAATACTTCACTCTCAGGCCTCCGTGAAGATGTAAATGGATGGTTTGGCTGGTGTTGTGACCTCTCACCCcgactgcccccccccccccccccccccgtttccTGAACCAGATGCTGCTCCCGTGGTCCACGGCCTTCTCAACCTAAACAAAGTAATCCTCCACTAAACAAGATGGATATTGTATCACCGCGCCAGTAAATACCAGAGGGCCTCGCgcacaaagatgcattttccTCTCCCTCGGCTGCGTGGACTCGACAGGGGGCTCTGATGTGCGCATTGTTTCATATACACGTGCACAAAGACATACTGTGATCTGTGATTTACCATGCTTTTACGTCAGCTACATTTGTGGTTTATAACCAAAACATGCCCTCTTGTGGGGAATATAATTAGAGCataaggagaaaaagaaaagaagaaaaactctTGTACAATGTGCAACCCCTGGCTTCATGTGCAAAAGTGTCAGATTGGGCTCATGTGTTGCATAATGAGACGCGTTTGATCTCCCTGGGATTAGGTCAGCCTATGGAAACATTATTAGCAAACGTCATGTGGGTTGCACGCATGGTTGCATAATAGAATACGCGACTTTTTGGGGAGGTGTTTCTTTTGGACTGGTGCAGTGGAAGGAAAGAAgattgtcaaataaaaaaaaaaacaattgggcaGTCATGTGACAGGGGGAGGTCATTTGTACCTTGAGGCGACATTTTAATTtacagtgttttgtttgtgtctgcttTAGGTTATATTTGTCTCTTATTTTGTCATATTCGCTGAAGAAAAACTCCTAATCCAAAACATACCATGCGCATCATTTGAAATACTTAaaatgtatgtcaatatttatacttcagacaaaatgttttgacaaactgaaatgatcaaattgtttttgttgttgttgttcttgttgttgttttttttaatgtacagtacatataaagTTCTCCAACGTCTATCCGAACAAGTCCTTACTTCATACTTGCATCATTATTTCGTAATGTAAATGTGTCTCATCTGCACTTCTATTCTAATCTAACGAGTTTCATTTCTGTCCGAATGCGTAAGAAATACGATGGCGTAAATGTATGGAAAGTGAATGGCAATGGTGTGCAGATTTGATCGCGGTTTTAACGTAAGGATTTGGCAATACTACTGTGGTGGAAGCGGTGCACAACTGCCACTGCAGTATTTAGGCGACCTCGTTCAGCTGCAGGAGGAGATGGTCAAAAGCTTAGAAAAGCAGATAAGATGGCTAGAGATACGTGGATAGATCCACACCATTGCAAAAGTATCACAAGAGTGAAAATGATGTTGAATGATGAACTTTTTGACCATGTCAGTTGAAACGGAGTACTATTATCTTCGTAATGACAGAATGTTTTATCGTGTGCAATCAGTCATTAATAATGCCGTTCGACACCATCGCAAGATACAACGATTTTAGACTGTTACACTGTTCTTCATTGTAAGTTTTATAGATCTCATTGCTTGCGCAGTCAGTCGTTTAATGTTTGGTTGTACTATTATTCCATAGCGGCAGCCACggcacaacttttttttggtcttctttTCTGGTCATGACGTAATGATACAGCGCCGTTATCTGGGTTTCTTTTGTCAAAGAGGCCCCGCCCCCCGTGACGTCACTCGCCTCGTCGTCCAATCGCGTCCCATCCCCCAAACGTTTTCAGCCTATAAGATGAGGCTAACTTTCTCAAGCGTCAGAAAAAGACTTGTGCTCCCGGAGGCCCATCGATGGATGCTCGGCTGTCTTCAAAGCGCGAAGACCTACAGGTGGACTAACCCGAGGACTTGATGAGAGGGAGCTAATATTGGGACTCTTttagagggggcggggggggggcggcacTATTTCCGTGTGGCGAGTGGAGATGTCCGAGGAAAACTTGGGGGAAGAGTCGAGCAGCTCCCCGGTCTCCCCTGTGGACAGCAGCCCGAGCAACAGCGAGGGGGAGGCGCACACGCAGCCCAAAAGAAGCGCCAGGAAGCGGAGGCCGAGCAGGAAAAacgccgccgccaccgccgccgccgccgccgcctgccgAAGACTCGGACAGCCCGAGCGCGGCAGGGGGCAAGCGGGGCAAGAAGTcgagcagcagcggcggcggcagccCGCAGTCGCTGGAGGAGCTCCAGAGCCAGCGCGTCATGGCCAACGTGCGGGAGCGTCAGAGGACTCAGTCGCTCAACGAGGCCTTCGCGGCCCTGCGCAAGATCATCCCCACGCTGCCGTCCGACAAGCTCAGCAAAATACAGACGCTCAAA of Phycodurus eques isolate BA_2022a chromosome 4, UOR_Pequ_1.1, whole genome shotgun sequence contains these proteins:
- the twist1b gene encoding LOW QUALITY PROTEIN: twist-related protein 1b (The sequence of the model RefSeq protein was modified relative to this genomic sequence to represent the inferred CDS: inserted 2 bases in 1 codon), which encodes MSEENLGEESSSSPVSPVDSSPSNSEGEAHTQPKRSARKRRPSRKNAAATAAAAAAXAEDSDSPSAAGGKRGKKSSSSGGGSPQSLEELQSQRVMANVRERQRTQSLNEAFAALRKIIPTLPSDKLSKIQTLKLAARYIDFLCQVLQSDELDAKMSSCSYVAHERLSYAFSVWRMEGAWSVSTSH